The following coding sequences are from one Streptomyces venezuelae window:
- a CDS encoding organic hydroperoxide resistance protein — MSIQKIDVKYTAVATAENGRDGRVASDDGKLDVVVNPPKEMGGSGAGTNPEQLFAAGYSACFQGALGVVARKENADISGSTVTAKVGIGQNESGGFGLEVAITASIPNVDAATAQSLVEKAHQVCPYSNATRGNIKVEVSAA, encoded by the coding sequence ATGTCCATCCAGAAGATCGACGTCAAGTACACCGCCGTGGCCACCGCGGAGAACGGCCGCGACGGCCGTGTCGCCAGCGACGACGGCAAGCTCGACGTCGTCGTGAACCCGCCGAAGGAGATGGGCGGCAGCGGCGCGGGCACCAACCCGGAGCAGCTCTTCGCCGCCGGCTACAGCGCCTGCTTCCAGGGCGCCCTCGGTGTCGTCGCCCGCAAGGAGAACGCCGACATCTCCGGCTCGACCGTGACCGCGAAGGTCGGCATCGGCCAGAACGAGTCCGGCGGCTTCGGCCTGGAGGTCGCCATCACCGCCTCCATCCCGAACGTGGACGCGGCCACCGCGCAGTCGCTGGTCGAGAAGGCGCACCAGGTGTGCCCGTACTCGAACGCCACGCGCGGCAACATCAAGGTCGAGGTCTCGGCCGCCTGA
- a CDS encoding glycosyltransferase family 4 protein — protein sequence MPQHVPSSLRAATPRRAERVPALPPQPRRIVFLAHRDLGNPAAGGSELLVDRLADGLSKQGHQVTLLCGGPAAYRDYRVVSAGGDLGHYLRARTAFTRQVGDCDLLVEVCNGMPYLAPLWHRGPTLCLVNHVHTDLWGMRFQGALAPAARIGRRLEHWALSGAQRGNLLVAVSPSTATALRAIGVDRDRIRIVHNGVEEPGPLHARSDDPMFLAMGRLVEYKRIDLLLRLWERVRPVTGGRLVIVGDGPERQRLEQLAGPGVEFKGHVSEAEKHRLLCEAWMLLHPSAVEGWGLVITEAATRSTPSIGFDVPGVRDSVEDGVTGLLARGESSFAAAWCTLALSAERRRALGKAAGERAVQFRWGNTVRQFQAVAAEAVAAHQVSQGRPVSKDQAPQGPPTPPRSA from the coding sequence ATGCCCCAGCACGTACCGTCCTCGCTGCGCGCGGCCACCCCACGCCGCGCGGAGCGTGTTCCGGCGCTTCCCCCACAGCCGCGCCGGATCGTCTTCCTCGCCCACCGCGACCTCGGCAACCCGGCCGCGGGCGGCTCCGAACTCCTCGTCGACCGGCTCGCCGACGGCCTCAGCAAACAGGGCCACCAGGTCACCTTGCTGTGCGGCGGGCCGGCCGCCTACCGCGACTACCGAGTCGTGTCGGCCGGCGGCGACCTCGGCCACTACCTGCGGGCCCGCACCGCGTTCACGCGGCAGGTCGGCGACTGCGACCTGCTCGTCGAGGTCTGCAACGGCATGCCGTACCTGGCGCCGCTGTGGCACCGCGGGCCCACCCTGTGCCTCGTCAACCACGTCCACACCGACCTGTGGGGGATGCGCTTCCAGGGCGCGCTCGCCCCCGCGGCCCGGATCGGCCGGAGACTCGAACACTGGGCGCTCTCGGGCGCGCAGCGCGGCAATCTCCTCGTGGCCGTCTCGCCGTCGACGGCCACGGCGCTGCGCGCCATCGGCGTCGACCGGGACCGCATCCGCATCGTGCACAACGGGGTGGAGGAGCCGGGCCCGCTGCACGCCCGCTCCGACGACCCGATGTTCCTGGCGATGGGCCGGCTCGTCGAGTACAAGCGCATCGATCTGCTGCTGCGGCTCTGGGAGCGGGTCAGACCCGTCACGGGCGGCCGCCTCGTGATCGTGGGCGACGGCCCCGAACGGCAACGGCTCGAACAACTCGCCGGTCCCGGAGTCGAGTTCAAGGGACATGTCTCGGAGGCGGAGAAGCACCGGCTGCTCTGTGAGGCGTGGATGCTGCTGCATCCGTCGGCGGTGGAGGGCTGGGGGCTCGTCATCACCGAGGCGGCGACCCGCTCGACGCCCTCCATCGGTTTCGACGTGCCGGGCGTACGCGACTCCGTGGAGGACGGTGTGACCGGTCTCCTCGCCCGGGGCGAGAGCTCCTTCGCCGCCGCCTGGTGCACCCTCGCGCTCAGCGCCGAGCGCCGCAGGGCCCTCGGCAAGGCCGCCGGGGAGCGGGCCGTCCAGTTCCGCTGGGGCAACACCGTGCGGCAGTTCCAGGCCGTGGCGGCCGAAGCGGTCGCCGCACACCAGGTGTCCCAGGGACGCCCCGTGTCCAAGGACCAGGCGCCCCAAGGACCCCCGACTCCCCCGAGGTCTGCGTGA
- a CDS encoding NADP-dependent oxidoreductase codes for MTVTPEQQLPSVSREWHLVRRPSGWPVPEDFALREVPVEAPAEGRVLVRNLHFSVDPYMRGRMNDVKSYVPPFQLDRPMEGGAVGEVVASNAEGFAVGDHVLHFAGWREYASVPAQHATKVDPEAAPLSAYLGVLGMTGLTAYAGLLEVASFKEGDAVFVSGAAGAVGGQVGQIAKLKGASRVVGSAGSDDKVKLLVEEYGFDAAFNYKDDKPVAEQLKEAAPDGIDVYFDNVGGEHLEAAISRLNVHGRVTICGMIAGYNDTEPTPAPRNLALVIGKRLRLTGMLVQDHAALQPEFVREVGGWIRSGELKYRETVVEGVENGVEAFLGMLRGENTGKMIVSLG; via the coding sequence ATGACCGTCACCCCCGAGCAGCAGCTTCCCTCCGTCAGTCGCGAGTGGCACCTCGTGCGGCGCCCCTCCGGCTGGCCGGTGCCGGAGGACTTCGCGCTGCGCGAGGTTCCCGTGGAGGCCCCCGCCGAGGGCCGCGTCCTCGTGCGCAACCTGCACTTCTCCGTGGACCCGTACATGCGGGGCCGGATGAACGACGTGAAGTCGTACGTGCCGCCGTTCCAGCTCGACCGCCCCATGGAGGGCGGCGCGGTCGGCGAGGTCGTCGCGTCGAACGCCGAGGGCTTCGCCGTGGGCGACCACGTCCTGCACTTCGCGGGCTGGCGCGAGTACGCGTCCGTGCCCGCCCAGCACGCCACGAAGGTCGACCCGGAGGCCGCGCCACTCTCCGCGTACCTCGGCGTCCTCGGCATGACGGGCCTGACCGCGTACGCCGGGCTGCTCGAAGTGGCCTCGTTCAAGGAGGGCGACGCCGTCTTCGTCTCCGGCGCCGCCGGTGCCGTCGGCGGCCAGGTCGGCCAGATCGCCAAGCTGAAGGGCGCCTCGCGCGTCGTCGGCTCGGCCGGCTCGGACGACAAGGTCAAGCTCCTCGTCGAGGAGTACGGCTTCGACGCCGCCTTCAACTACAAGGACGACAAGCCCGTCGCCGAGCAGCTCAAGGAGGCGGCCCCCGACGGCATCGACGTCTACTTCGACAACGTCGGCGGCGAGCACCTGGAGGCCGCGATCAGCCGCCTCAACGTGCACGGCCGCGTCACCATCTGCGGCATGATCGCGGGCTACAACGACACCGAGCCGACCCCCGCCCCGCGCAACCTCGCCCTGGTCATCGGCAAGCGCCTGCGCCTGACGGGCATGCTCGTCCAGGATCACGCGGCGCTGCAGCCCGAGTTCGTGCGCGAGGTCGGCGGGTGGATCCGTTCCGGCGAGCTCAAGTACCGCGAGACGGTCGTCGAGGGCGTCGAGAACGGCGTGGAGGCGTTCCTCGGCATGCTCCGCGGCGAGAACACCGGAAAGATGATCGTCTCCCTCGGCTGA
- a CDS encoding class I SAM-dependent methyltransferase: MKDPSLRRSATLFRAFLREQQEPERCYTLLARDAADQVEAYGPVNGRVVVDIGGGGGYFTEEFRRRGAQSFLFEPDPAELGPKPPEGAVVADGYLLPLADGVADVTFSSNVLEHVDDPQTFLSEMVRVTRPGGLIYVSFTNWLSPWGGHEWAPWHYLGAERARARYERRNGKAAKHTLGENLFVHHVGATLRQVRGRDDVEIVSARSRYWPFLAGAITKVPGVREFATWNLLLILRRCP; the protein is encoded by the coding sequence GTGAAGGACCCTTCGCTGCGCCGCTCCGCCACGCTCTTCCGGGCCTTCCTGCGCGAGCAGCAGGAGCCCGAGCGGTGCTACACACTCCTCGCCCGCGACGCCGCCGACCAGGTCGAGGCGTACGGACCGGTGAACGGCCGCGTCGTCGTCGACATCGGCGGCGGTGGCGGTTACTTCACGGAGGAGTTCCGGCGGCGCGGCGCGCAGTCCTTCCTCTTCGAGCCCGACCCCGCCGAGCTGGGGCCCAAGCCGCCCGAGGGCGCGGTCGTCGCCGACGGGTACCTGCTGCCCCTCGCGGACGGCGTCGCCGACGTCACGTTCTCCTCGAACGTCCTGGAGCACGTCGACGACCCGCAGACGTTCCTGAGCGAGATGGTCCGGGTCACCAGGCCCGGCGGACTGATCTACGTCTCGTTCACCAACTGGCTGTCCCCGTGGGGCGGTCACGAATGGGCGCCCTGGCACTATCTGGGCGCCGAACGGGCCCGGGCCCGCTATGAACGACGTAACGGCAAGGCCGCGAAGCACACGCTCGGCGAGAACCTCTTCGTCCACCACGTCGGAGCGACGCTGCGCCAGGTGCGCGGCCGCGACGACGTGGAGATCGTGTCGGCGCGCTCCCGCTACTGGCCCTTCCTGGCCGGGGCGATCACCAAGGTGCCGGGTGTGCGCGAGTTCGCGACCTGGAATCTCCTCCTCATCCTCAGGCGGTGTCCATGA
- a CDS encoding helix-turn-helix domain-containing protein has translation MAATHAKASDDLTADGAFPDGGTPDAARTRDDRPSGDRAPFRSAWRDVPPRQVREFAALALEEVPALAQDILREIRAEYPGLPVVLDDSGEPMALIGIRRALEGFVQQLASQEGRPRYHLEVFQEFGRGEGLHGRSLDSLQAIYRLGVRLAWRRLAEIGQQIQIPPPAMYELAESGFEYLDGLVDQSVRGYAEAAAREAGERLRLQRKLMELLLSERRSDSVPGSSYGSGHGSGSGSGATALGNGLGERAARVGWQLPERVAVGVLLRPAPEAVAPAVGEGVLLDMEAEQPRMVVPDPDAAGRPELLRRAMTGWSGAIGPPVALADAAKSLRWAEAAVRLMERGLLPSGEVLHCTEHTEALVLLQPEELIEDLARRCLAPLEHCGPAHGRRLAETLLAWLETRGGAPEVAARLGVHPQTVRYRLRQIRELWGDEVDDPDRRFELELVLRARRLRGQLGRA, from the coding sequence GTGGCCGCGACTCATGCCAAGGCGTCCGACGACCTGACGGCTGACGGAGCCTTCCCGGACGGCGGCACTCCGGATGCCGCCCGCACCCGGGACGACCGCCCTTCGGGCGACCGCGCCCCCTTCCGCTCGGCGTGGCGCGACGTACCGCCCCGGCAGGTACGGGAGTTCGCCGCGCTCGCCCTGGAGGAGGTGCCCGCGCTCGCCCAGGACATCCTGCGTGAGATCCGCGCCGAGTACCCCGGCCTGCCCGTCGTCCTCGACGACTCGGGCGAGCCGATGGCGCTGATCGGCATCCGCCGCGCCCTGGAGGGCTTCGTGCAGCAGTTGGCGTCGCAGGAGGGCCGCCCGCGCTACCACCTGGAGGTCTTCCAGGAGTTCGGCCGCGGCGAGGGCCTGCACGGCCGCAGCCTCGACTCGCTCCAGGCCATCTACCGCCTGGGTGTACGTCTCGCCTGGCGCCGCCTCGCCGAGATCGGCCAGCAGATCCAGATCCCGCCGCCCGCCATGTACGAACTCGCCGAGTCCGGTTTCGAGTACCTGGACGGCCTGGTCGACCAGTCCGTACGCGGCTACGCGGAGGCGGCGGCCCGCGAGGCGGGGGAACGGCTGCGCCTGCAACGCAAGTTGATGGAGCTGCTGCTCTCCGAACGGCGCTCCGACAGCGTGCCGGGCTCGTCGTACGGCTCGGGTCACGGCTCAGGCTCGGGCTCCGGAGCCACGGCTCTCGGCAACGGACTCGGCGAGCGCGCCGCCCGCGTCGGCTGGCAGCTGCCCGAACGCGTCGCCGTCGGCGTCCTGCTGCGCCCCGCACCGGAGGCCGTCGCACCCGCCGTCGGCGAGGGCGTCCTGCTCGACATGGAGGCGGAGCAGCCCCGCATGGTCGTGCCCGACCCCGACGCGGCGGGCCGCCCCGAACTGCTGCGCCGCGCCATGACCGGCTGGTCCGGCGCCATCGGCCCGCCCGTGGCCCTCGCCGACGCCGCGAAGTCGCTGCGCTGGGCGGAGGCGGCGGTGCGCCTCATGGAGCGCGGACTGCTGCCCTCCGGCGAGGTCCTGCACTGCACGGAGCACACCGAGGCGCTGGTGCTGCTCCAGCCCGAGGAGCTGATCGAGGACCTGGCCCGCCGCTGCCTGGCACCCCTGGAGCACTGCGGCCCCGCTCACGGCCGCCGCCTCGCGGAGACCCTCCTGGCCTGGCTGGAGACCCGCGGCGGCGCCCCCGAGGTGGCGGCCCGGCTCGGCGTGCACCCCCAGACGGTCCGCTACCGCCTCCGTCAGATAAGGGAACTCTGGGGCGACGAGGTGGACGACCCCGACCGGCGATTCGAGCTGGAACTCGTGCTGCGGGCCCGCAGGTTGAGGGGACAATTGGGAAGGGCGTGA
- a CDS encoding DUF3068 domain-containing protein, whose amino-acid sequence MRRTASPLSLILLGLGAFLLVLAPMLAWYVEPRAKRTPVDVDITTVFKGKGSYFDTEKIKTVHDKDLTITRQVRGDVADSEDSGRAVWDVSTSVDPDKSLPAADPHDSLQWTLERWVTDRKTNAPVHCCGEEPYFEGEAYLKFPFDVEKRSYTWWDNTLGATVPLTYRGTKKIQGYEGYRFTATVKPTKTGTRQVPGRMVGQPKKSQVIADEYYANHGIELVADQRTGRIIYAAIGPRKTLRAPGSEKDATVLLDSDRIAFTPATQKAQVKLADDDSSRLELVGETLPLGAGVLGGVLAVAGIVLVVRGRQDDGANGPGRRGGGAEPDSPNPETSPTALQSSTM is encoded by the coding sequence ATGCGCCGCACCGCCTCTCCTCTGTCGCTGATCCTTCTCGGGCTCGGCGCGTTTCTTCTGGTCCTGGCACCGATGCTGGCCTGGTACGTCGAGCCACGCGCGAAACGCACGCCCGTGGATGTCGACATCACGACCGTCTTCAAAGGCAAGGGAAGCTATTTCGACACCGAGAAGATCAAGACGGTCCACGACAAGGACCTCACCATCACCCGTCAGGTGCGCGGCGACGTGGCCGACAGCGAGGACAGCGGACGCGCGGTCTGGGACGTGTCCACCTCGGTGGATCCGGACAAATCCCTGCCCGCGGCCGACCCGCACGACTCGCTCCAGTGGACGCTGGAGCGCTGGGTCACCGACCGGAAGACGAACGCGCCGGTGCACTGCTGCGGCGAGGAGCCGTACTTCGAGGGCGAGGCGTACCTGAAGTTCCCCTTCGACGTGGAGAAGCGGTCCTACACCTGGTGGGACAACACGCTGGGCGCGACCGTGCCGCTCACGTACCGCGGCACGAAGAAGATCCAGGGGTACGAGGGATACAGGTTCACGGCGACGGTGAAGCCCACCAAGACGGGCACGCGCCAGGTGCCGGGGCGGATGGTCGGGCAGCCGAAGAAGAGCCAGGTCATCGCCGACGAGTACTACGCCAACCACGGCATCGAGCTCGTCGCGGACCAGCGCACCGGCCGGATCATCTACGCCGCGATCGGCCCCCGCAAGACGTTGCGCGCGCCCGGGTCGGAGAAGGACGCGACGGTGCTGCTCGACAGCGACCGGATCGCGTTCACGCCCGCCACGCAGAAGGCTCAGGTGAAGCTCGCGGACGACGACAGCAGTCGGCTGGAACTGGTCGGCGAGACGCTGCCGCTCGGTGCGGGCGTGCTGGGCGGGGTACTCGCCGTGGCGGGCATCGTGCTCGTCGTACGAGGGCGTCAGGACGACGGGGCGAACGGTCCCGGGCGGCGCGGAGGCGGAGCGGAGCCGGACAGTCCGAATCCGGAAACGTCACCGACCGCCCTGCAGTCCAGCACGATGTGA
- a CDS encoding MarR family winged helix-turn-helix transcriptional regulator, whose amino-acid sequence MATSSSGDRVPRDRPPHTDPLTLEVVELIGTVVARYHEEYEEAAAGHALTGAQARVLGLLSLEPMPMRRIAQKLKCEPSNITGIVDRLEARGLVERRPDAADRRVKLAAPTAQGAEVARSLRESLDFAREPLAELSREERLVLRGLLRRMAGGATT is encoded by the coding sequence ATGGCCACCAGTAGCTCAGGCGACCGCGTACCTCGCGACCGCCCTCCTCACACCGACCCGCTGACGCTCGAAGTCGTCGAGCTCATCGGCACGGTCGTGGCGCGCTACCACGAGGAGTACGAGGAGGCCGCCGCCGGGCACGCGCTGACCGGGGCACAGGCCCGCGTCCTCGGGCTGCTCTCCCTCGAACCTATGCCCATGCGCCGCATCGCGCAGAAGCTGAAGTGCGAGCCCTCGAACATCACGGGCATCGTCGACCGCCTGGAGGCGCGCGGGCTCGTCGAGCGGCGCCCCGACGCGGCCGACCGCCGCGTCAAGCTGGCGGCGCCCACGGCACAGGGCGCGGAGGTCGCACGGAGCCTGCGGGAGTCCCTGGACTTCGCACGCGAGCCCCTGGCGGAACTGTCACGCGAGGAGCGGCTGGTGCTGCGCGGGCTGCTGCGGAGGATGGCCGGCGGGGCGACGACCTGA